A window of Sphingomonas adhaesiva contains these coding sequences:
- a CDS encoding HlyD family type I secretion periplasmic adaptor subunit, translated as MSEVMAAAAPLRADRRLVIAQQLRLDDSPRHATWVGLGVAAAFFVAGTGWAAVSRLDAAAAGDGQVVVAGNRQTVQHRDGGTVRAMHVREGQHVRAGEILFELDGNEAAATERALANTVIDLQAQKARLEADVTGAAIRWPDSFAGATGDDRRLVERAKALQLAQRSARTGSLAASDAVLRRQEAQVASESGGFAAQARAAAAQRASLQAQLESTRKLADQGYVSLNTVRSIERSIQQLDGSNADFAARTHAAREQIGQAQAQGVQTRRRYAEDAATTLRDTTFQLNETMPKWAAAREQLARTAIRAPVTGTVVGLRVFSVGGVIQPGQPILDIVPDAAPLVVRAHFQPADIDGVEAGRTAEVKFLSLHERDLPILLGRVETVSADSLRDEATGHSYFSADIAVPRSQIAQIEKVRGRDTGIRAGVPVAVMVKLKARTALQYLLDPLTEAFRRSFHER; from the coding sequence GGCACGCGACCTGGGTCGGGCTGGGCGTGGCGGCGGCGTTTTTCGTGGCGGGCACCGGCTGGGCGGCGGTGTCGCGGCTGGATGCGGCGGCGGCGGGCGATGGGCAGGTGGTGGTGGCGGGGAACCGCCAGACCGTCCAGCACCGCGACGGCGGCACGGTGCGCGCGATGCACGTGCGCGAGGGGCAGCACGTCCGCGCGGGCGAGATCCTGTTCGAGCTGGACGGCAACGAGGCGGCGGCGACCGAGCGCGCGCTGGCGAACACCGTGATCGACCTTCAGGCGCAGAAAGCCCGGCTGGAGGCGGACGTGACCGGGGCGGCGATCCGCTGGCCCGACAGCTTCGCGGGCGCGACCGGCGACGACCGGCGGCTGGTGGAGCGCGCCAAGGCGCTGCAACTGGCGCAGCGATCGGCGCGGACGGGGTCGCTGGCGGCGAGCGATGCGGTGCTGCGCCGGCAGGAGGCGCAGGTCGCAAGCGAGTCGGGCGGGTTCGCGGCGCAGGCGCGCGCGGCGGCGGCGCAGCGCGCGTCGTTGCAGGCGCAGCTGGAGAGCACGCGCAAGCTGGCGGACCAGGGCTATGTCAGCCTGAACACCGTGCGCTCGATCGAGCGGTCGATCCAGCAGCTGGACGGCAGCAACGCGGATTTCGCCGCGCGCACCCATGCCGCGCGCGAGCAGATCGGGCAGGCGCAGGCGCAGGGCGTCCAGACGCGGCGACGCTATGCGGAGGATGCGGCGACGACGCTGCGCGACACGACGTTCCAGCTGAACGAGACGATGCCCAAATGGGCCGCCGCGCGCGAGCAGCTGGCGCGCACCGCGATCCGCGCGCCGGTGACGGGGACGGTCGTCGGGCTGCGCGTCTTTTCGGTCGGGGGCGTGATCCAGCCTGGGCAGCCGATCCTGGACATCGTGCCCGACGCCGCGCCGCTGGTGGTGCGCGCGCATTTCCAGCCCGCCGACATCGACGGGGTGGAGGCGGGGCGGACCGCGGAGGTGAAGTTCCTGTCGCTCCACGAACGCGACCTGCCGATCCTGCTGGGACGGGTGGAGACGGTGTCCGCCGACAGCCTGCGCGACGAGGCGACGGGGCACAGCTATTTCAGCGCCGACATCGCGGTGCCGCGCAGCCAGATCGCGCAGATCGAGAAGGTGCGCGGGCGCGACACCGGCATCCGCGCGGGGGTGCCGGTGGCGGTGATGGTGAAGCTGAAGGCGCGCACCGCGCTGCAATACCTGCTCGATCCCTTGACCGAGGCGTTCCGGCGATCGTTCCATGAGCGGTGA
- a CDS encoding TolC family outer membrane protein: MSGEVMWALLLGGAAPAAGDQPPAVVVVAPATDTLGQAIADAYRSNPALEAQRARLRTIDEQVVQAGAPYRLRAQLNASLNYQDQRQQNFLGRFVDVENRTMGARVSVSQILLNGGRTAAAVSTAEAQVLAGREELRAAENATLYEVVDAFAAVLRDQALVAIQRRSVESYGRQVDQAVARERGGELTRTDIAQASAQREIIRAQLAQAEANLQTSRIRFASAVGRNPGALVPPPVLPGLPATLDEAFAVAEAEAPTLWQARMIARAGDARVSAERAERAPTLAVSGSYGYSSIGDYRVRDLRPEVIGGVTMTVPLLTGGVIGSRVRAAVADRQRLGFEVEGARRDVLARTQEAWNQSVAAAQQRELGRLAVDAGRTALTGVRRSFGEGFRSNFEVLDSEQRLLNAQVLEVQAIYAAYVAKARVLAVLGRLQAATVAQGVPAYDDAVNLRRAKGATFGPFDPFLAPIDRASMPGAAIKAPPVVPVATDTRLRPAAVTELPGPLGNALPVGGAPVLMLPTIDELGDAGVTGG, from the coding sequence ATGAGCGGTGAGGTGATGTGGGCGCTGCTGCTGGGGGGCGCGGCCCCCGCGGCGGGAGATCAGCCCCCGGCGGTGGTGGTCGTCGCGCCGGCAACCGACACGCTGGGGCAGGCGATCGCGGATGCCTATCGCAGCAATCCGGCACTGGAGGCGCAGCGCGCGCGGCTGCGCACGATCGACGAGCAGGTGGTGCAGGCGGGGGCACCGTACCGGCTGCGCGCGCAGCTGAACGCGTCGCTGAACTATCAGGATCAGCGGCAGCAGAATTTCCTGGGGCGGTTCGTCGATGTCGAGAACCGCACGATGGGCGCGCGCGTCTCGGTCTCGCAGATCCTGCTGAACGGCGGACGCACGGCGGCGGCGGTATCGACCGCGGAGGCGCAGGTGCTGGCGGGGCGCGAGGAGCTGCGCGCGGCGGAGAATGCGACGCTGTACGAGGTGGTCGACGCCTTCGCCGCGGTGCTGCGCGATCAGGCGCTGGTGGCGATCCAGCGGCGCTCGGTCGAATCCTATGGCCGGCAGGTCGACCAGGCGGTGGCGCGCGAGCGCGGCGGCGAGCTGACCCGCACCGACATCGCGCAGGCGAGCGCGCAGCGCGAGATCATCCGCGCGCAGCTGGCGCAGGCGGAGGCGAACCTCCAGACCAGCCGTATCCGCTTCGCGAGCGCCGTCGGGCGCAACCCGGGCGCGCTGGTGCCGCCGCCGGTGCTGCCCGGACTGCCCGCGACGCTGGACGAGGCGTTTGCGGTGGCCGAGGCGGAGGCGCCGACGCTCTGGCAGGCGCGGATGATCGCACGGGCCGGCGATGCGCGCGTGTCGGCCGAGCGGGCGGAGCGGGCGCCGACGCTCGCCGTCTCGGGCAGCTACGGCTATTCCAGCATCGGCGATTACCGCGTGCGCGACCTGCGGCCCGAGGTGATCGGCGGGGTGACGATGACGGTGCCGCTGCTGACCGGCGGGGTGATCGGGTCGCGCGTGCGCGCCGCGGTCGCCGACCGCCAGCGGCTGGGGTTCGAGGTGGAGGGCGCACGCCGCGACGTGCTGGCGCGCACGCAGGAGGCATGGAACCAGTCGGTCGCCGCGGCGCAGCAGCGCGAGCTGGGACGGCTGGCGGTGGATGCGGGGCGCACCGCGCTGACCGGGGTGCGGCGCAGCTTCGGCGAGGGGTTCCGCTCGAACTTCGAGGTGCTCGATTCGGAGCAGCGGCTGCTCAATGCGCAGGTGCTGGAGGTGCAGGCGATCTATGCAGCCTATGTCGCCAAGGCGCGCGTGCTGGCGGTGCTGGGCCGGCTGCAGGCGGCGACCGTGGCACAGGGCGTGCCGGCCTATGACGACGCGGTGAACCTGCGCCGGGCGAAGGGGGCGACGTTCGGCCCGTTCGATCCGTTCCTGGCACCGATCGACCGCGCCAGCATGCCGGGCGCGGCGATCAAGGCGCCGCCGGTGGTGCCGGTCGCCACCGACACGCGGCTGCGCCCGGCGGCGGTGACGGAGCTGCCCGGACCGCTGGGCAACGCGCTGCCGGTGGGCGGCGCGCCGGTGCTGATGCTGCCGACGATCGACGAACTGGGCGATGCCGGGGTGACGGGGGGATAG
- the pelF gene encoding GT4 family glycosyltransferase PelF, whose protein sequence is MRQAAPLPPPLPPADVCLIVEGAYPYVVGGVSGWLQDLVTHLPDVTFSILAIKPTAAPLPFRLDPPANVVGVAEVALAPTARSPRRLPDAPAAAVADALVRFVAVGGGEALGELIDRLRRLPRVTHAGDLLAHPAMFARLQRHYAAILPKASFHHYFWAMRTLLGGLLAVLTAPLPPARVYHTISTGFAGLAAARARRETGRPAVITEHGIYLLERQIEVMMAEWIGDQVDTGLELERSVRDLRDLWVRAFSSYATAAYDACDPIVALYGDNSAVQRRLGASPTRLRVIPNGIDARRFAALPDARDPQRPLVALLGRVVPIKDIKTFVRAAAQVHAHRPDVRFAVLGPEDEDADYAAECRALVAELGLDAVFDFAGRVRIDDWLPRVDLLVLTSLSEAQPLVILEGGACGIPVVATDVGSCREMIEGRGLDDGGPGGIVTPLVNPAATADAILRLVEDPRRRRMMGEAMRRRTIRDYDHATIIGAYRNLYAQLASRP, encoded by the coding sequence GTGAGGCAGGCAGCACCGCTCCCCCCGCCGCTTCCTCCCGCCGACGTGTGCCTGATCGTGGAGGGGGCCTATCCCTATGTCGTCGGCGGGGTGTCGGGCTGGTTGCAGGACCTCGTCACGCATCTGCCCGACGTCACCTTCTCGATCCTGGCGATCAAGCCGACCGCCGCGCCGCTCCCGTTCCGGCTCGATCCCCCGGCGAACGTCGTCGGCGTGGCGGAGGTCGCGCTGGCGCCGACCGCCCGCTCCCCCCGCCGCCTGCCCGACGCGCCCGCCGCGGCGGTGGCCGACGCGCTGGTCCGCTTCGTCGCGGTGGGCGGCGGGGAGGCGCTGGGCGAGCTGATCGACCGCCTCCGCCGCCTGCCGCGCGTGACCCATGCCGGCGACCTGCTCGCGCACCCTGCGATGTTCGCGCGGCTGCAACGCCATTATGCCGCGATCCTGCCCAAGGCGTCGTTCCACCATTATTTCTGGGCGATGCGCACCTTGCTCGGCGGGCTGCTCGCGGTGCTCACCGCGCCGCTGCCGCCCGCGCGCGTCTATCATACCATTTCGACCGGGTTCGCCGGGCTCGCCGCGGCGCGCGCGCGGCGCGAGACGGGGCGTCCTGCGGTCATTACCGAGCACGGCATCTACCTGCTCGAACGCCAGATCGAGGTCATGATGGCGGAGTGGATCGGCGATCAGGTCGATACCGGGCTGGAGCTGGAGCGCAGCGTGCGCGACCTGCGCGACCTGTGGGTGCGCGCCTTCTCCAGCTACGCCACCGCCGCCTATGACGCGTGCGACCCGATCGTCGCGCTCTACGGGGACAACAGCGCGGTGCAGCGCCGGCTGGGCGCGTCGCCCACCCGGTTGCGCGTCATCCCCAACGGCATCGACGCGCGCCGCTTCGCCGCCCTGCCCGATGCGCGCGATCCGCAGCGCCCGCTCGTCGCGCTGCTCGGCCGCGTCGTGCCGATCAAGGACATCAAGACCTTCGTCCGCGCCGCCGCGCAGGTCCATGCGCACCGCCCCGACGTCCGCTTCGCGGTGCTGGGGCCGGAGGACGAGGATGCGGACTATGCCGCCGAATGCCGCGCGCTCGTCGCCGAGCTGGGGCTGGACGCGGTGTTCGACTTCGCCGGCCGCGTCCGCATCGACGACTGGCTGCCGCGCGTCGACCTGCTGGTGCTGACCAGCCTGTCGGAGGCGCAGCCGCTCGTCATCCTGGAGGGGGGCGCGTGCGGCATCCCCGTCGTCGCGACCGACGTCGGCAGCTGCCGCGAGATGATCGAGGGGCGCGGGCTCGACGACGGCGGCCCCGGCGGTATCGTCACCCCGCTGGTCAACCCCGCCGCCACCGCCGACGCGATCCTGCGGCTGGTCGAGGATCCCCGCCGCCGCCGCATGATGGGCGAGGCGATGCGCCGCCGCACGATCCGCGACTATGACCACGCCACGATCATCGGCGCCTATCGCAATCTGTACGCGCAGCTCGCGAGCCGGCCGTAA
- a CDS encoding endo alpha-1,4 polygalactosaminidase — protein sequence MTGERPIDRRRALLMGSGALGLMLTLGAQGRPPRRAAPHWGVDYGAATDPVLARQCTLLVLEPHHARPIAPLRGPGSTLLGYVSFGEVEKSRPYVDALDKAGALRAPNPHWPDARLADLRHAAWREELIERAIPAILALGYDGIFIDTMDNAEAMERADPDAAGMIAAGAALIAAVRRRFPTIRIMLNRGYAVLPEVTRHIDAVLGEAMASRWNFAERRYEMLSDADWAWQADRLRAARAANPALTLATLDYWDPADTRTVAALYARERAAGFLPYVATLALDRLLPEPRG from the coding sequence TTGACGGGCGAACGGCCGATCGACCGGCGGCGCGCGCTGCTGATGGGCTCCGGCGCGCTGGGGCTGATGCTGACGCTGGGGGCGCAGGGGCGTCCGCCGCGCCGCGCCGCGCCGCATTGGGGGGTCGATTACGGCGCCGCCACCGATCCCGTGCTGGCGCGCCAATGCACGTTGCTGGTGCTGGAGCCGCACCATGCCCGCCCGATCGCGCCACTGCGCGGGCCCGGCAGCACGCTGCTCGGCTATGTCAGCTTCGGCGAGGTGGAGAAGAGCCGCCCCTATGTCGACGCGCTGGACAAGGCGGGCGCGCTGCGTGCGCCCAACCCGCACTGGCCCGACGCGCGCCTCGCGGACCTGCGCCATGCCGCATGGCGGGAGGAACTGATCGAGCGCGCCATCCCCGCGATCCTGGCGCTCGGCTACGACGGCATCTTCATCGACACGATGGACAATGCCGAGGCGATGGAGCGCGCCGATCCGGACGCCGCGGGGATGATCGCCGCCGGCGCCGCGCTGATCGCGGCGGTGCGCCGACGCTTTCCCACGATCCGCATCATGCTCAACCGCGGCTATGCGGTCCTGCCGGAGGTGACGCGCCACATCGACGCGGTGCTGGGCGAGGCGATGGCCAGCCGCTGGAATTTCGCCGAACGCCGGTACGAGATGCTGAGCGATGCCGACTGGGCGTGGCAGGCCGACAGGCTGCGCGCCGCCCGCGCGGCGAACCCCGCGCTGACGCTCGCCACCCTCGATTACTGGGACCCGGCCGACACCCGCACCGTCGCCGCGCTCTACGCGCGGGAGCGCGCGGCGGGGTTCCTGCCCTATGTCGCCACGCTGGCGCTCGACCGACTGCTGCCGGAGCCGCGCGGATGA
- the pelG gene encoding exopolysaccharide Pel transporter PelG: MAGIGFQLARLAREGGIGGIAGAALHGSLVSAGPWLITAAAMEVLEHWTSLRLDTAGAHRVQTILIYAFSLSAIVAAPVGMLATRLVADRLYAHDAPGVPGVVVAALVAGGGLGLAAGVLLFSLATPLPLLDILIAATAVAWLAQIWVAAPLLTALRQYRAVPLAYCLGIAGVAVVLAFGPGADARAVLAIVTAGFGVTLVAIVSILRRHFAARAMLASLDLPPMRRAILVAGSGLLGVAAVWVDKWLLWQGPSSAATLGLLRLNPINDSGSFLGLLTIVPGLTLLLIVTETRFDTAFGALLARCTGTSTLERIGDAHRDVIATLLDGLRLLILAQALVAALAWVLAVPLFEAIGADLRAIFAFRHSAVGSVFHLIAIAATVALAYYDLFGRILLTWAAFALAAAIATLVQWPLGLAGFGWGYMIGAMVGATAGVALAADATVNLVYLLFVGNNPAVVGEQGRIL, encoded by the coding sequence ATGGCCGGCATAGGCTTCCAGCTCGCGCGGCTCGCGCGCGAGGGCGGCATCGGCGGGATCGCGGGCGCGGCGCTGCACGGCAGCCTCGTCAGCGCCGGGCCGTGGCTCATCACCGCCGCGGCGATGGAGGTCCTCGAACACTGGACGTCGCTCCGGCTCGATACGGCGGGGGCGCACCGGGTCCAGACCATCCTGATCTACGCCTTCAGCCTGTCCGCCATCGTCGCCGCCCCGGTCGGCATGCTGGCGACCCGGCTGGTCGCGGACCGCCTCTACGCGCACGATGCGCCGGGCGTGCCCGGCGTGGTCGTCGCCGCGCTGGTCGCCGGCGGCGGACTGGGGCTGGCGGCGGGCGTCCTTCTGTTCTCGCTGGCCACGCCGCTCCCGCTGCTCGACATCCTGATCGCCGCGACCGCGGTCGCGTGGCTGGCGCAGATCTGGGTCGCCGCCCCGCTCCTCACCGCGCTGCGACAGTATCGCGCGGTCCCGCTGGCCTATTGCCTGGGCATCGCCGGCGTCGCCGTCGTGCTGGCGTTCGGGCCGGGCGCGGATGCGCGCGCGGTGCTGGCGATCGTCACCGCCGGGTTCGGCGTCACGCTGGTCGCGATCGTCAGCATCCTGCGCCGCCATTTCGCGGCGCGCGCGATGCTCGCGAGCCTCGACCTGCCGCCGATGCGCCGCGCGATACTGGTCGCCGGATCGGGGCTGCTCGGCGTCGCTGCGGTGTGGGTCGACAAATGGCTGCTCTGGCAGGGACCGTCGAGCGCCGCGACGCTGGGGCTGCTGCGGCTGAACCCGATCAACGATTCGGGCAGCTTCCTGGGGCTGCTGACGATCGTCCCCGGCCTCACCCTGCTGCTCATCGTGACCGAGACGCGCTTCGACACCGCCTTCGGCGCGCTGCTCGCGCGCTGCACCGGCACGTCGACGCTGGAGCGGATCGGGGACGCGCACCGCGACGTCATCGCCACCCTGCTCGACGGGCTGCGGCTGCTGATCCTGGCGCAGGCGCTGGTCGCCGCGCTGGCATGGGTCCTGGCGGTCCCGTTGTTCGAGGCGATCGGGGCCGACCTGCGCGCGATCTTCGCCTTCCGCCACAGCGCGGTCGGCAGCGTGTTCCACCTGATCGCGATCGCGGCCACCGTGGCGCTCGCCTATTACGACCTGTTCGGGCGTATCCTGCTGACCTGGGCCGCCTTCGCGCTGGCGGCGGCGATCGCCACGCTCGTGCAATGGCCGCTGGGGCTCGCCGGGTTCGGCTGGGGCTATATGATCGGTGCGATGGTCGGGGCGACCGCGGGTGTCGCGCTGGCCGCGGACGCGACGGTGAACCTCGTCTATCTGCTCTTCGTCGGCAACAATCCCGCCGTGGTGGGCGAACAGGGACGGATCCTTTGA